From Chryseobacterium sp. H1D6B, a single genomic window includes:
- a CDS encoding HAMP domain-containing sensor histidine kinase has protein sequence MKSKIKYLILGCILAVLAMTAIQGYFIYNTFILKQKEAQTLVRLELIKMEDKIGIVNLRDEWVSQMKHLIKNKSHKKLIDKDFPRFPEISKEVKNYIEHNAVLSEYNTAYIVTIKNAKLIDPNSLSPLIIKNKIWFGNGKLPDNPQTIHEMVTRDNGDADVIVKEFTTESQFSINDWQRSILGQMTGLLLFSLLLLCLLIFLFYFSIRGLIMQKKIADIQTDFINNITHEFNTPLATLGIAIRTIQEQTEKEDNKVVNHSVRIAGRQHQRLKKLIDQVIFNASGLENIPLKKEKTKMSVFLSQTVTDFHALYPAVKLDFVSEHEEADLFIDRFHFTTAVNNMLENAVKYGARNIQVMSFIKENNYIIQIEDDGIGIAEKEHHKIFDKFYRVEKGDIHNTKGLGLGLYYCQQIITAHEGRIEISSFSSKGSIFTIYLPLS, from the coding sequence ATGAAATCTAAAATAAAATATTTGATCTTAGGATGCATATTAGCTGTGCTTGCTATGACAGCCATACAAGGTTATTTTATTTATAATACCTTTATATTGAAGCAGAAAGAAGCGCAGACTTTGGTCAGACTTGAGCTCATTAAAATGGAAGATAAGATTGGAATAGTAAACCTGCGTGACGAGTGGGTTAGTCAGATGAAACATCTTATAAAAAATAAGAGCCATAAAAAACTCATTGATAAAGATTTTCCCAGATTTCCTGAGATTTCCAAAGAAGTGAAAAATTATATAGAACATAATGCTGTATTGTCTGAATATAATACAGCTTACATCGTAACAATTAAAAATGCAAAATTAATAGATCCAAATTCTCTTTCTCCACTCATTATAAAAAATAAAATCTGGTTTGGTAATGGTAAATTACCTGATAATCCACAGACCATTCATGAGATGGTAACTAGAGATAATGGGGATGCTGATGTCATTGTTAAAGAATTCACTACAGAATCCCAGTTTAGTATCAATGACTGGCAGCGGAGTATTTTAGGACAGATGACCGGGTTGCTTTTATTCTCATTATTATTACTTTGTCTGCTTATTTTTCTTTTCTATTTTTCTATTCGGGGATTGATTATGCAGAAAAAAATTGCTGATATCCAGACAGATTTCATTAATAACATCACTCATGAGTTCAATACACCGTTAGCCACGCTGGGAATTGCTATCCGTACCATTCAGGAACAGACTGAAAAAGAAGATAATAAAGTAGTAAACCATTCTGTCCGTATTGCCGGGCGCCAGCATCAGAGGCTTAAAAAATTAATAGATCAGGTTATTTTTAACGCTTCCGGGTTGGAAAACATACCATTAAAAAAAGAAAAAACTAAAATGTCTGTATTCCTTTCACAGACTGTTACGGATTTCCATGCTTTGTATCCCGCAGTGAAATTAGATTTTGTTTCAGAACATGAAGAAGCTGATCTTTTTATAGACAGGTTTCACTTTACCACAGCTGTTAACAATATGCTTGAAAATGCAGTGAAATACGGAGCCCGGAACATTCAAGTGATGAGTTTTATAAAAGAAAATAACTATATTATCCAAATTGAAGATGACGGAATTGGAATTGCAGAAAAAGAGCATCACAAGATTTTTGATAAATTTTACAGGGTAGAAAAAGGCGATATACACAATACTAAAGGATTGGGACTGGGGCTGTATTACTGCCAGCAGATCATTACTGCCCATGAAGGACGTATTGAGATTTCATCTTTTTCTTCTAAAGGATCAATCTTCACTATTTATCTGCCATTATCATGA
- a CDS encoding response regulator transcription factor, which translates to MKHILLAEDDYDFADILKQYLELAGFKVTWCPNGQEALHFLKSTEIDLCILDVMMPILDGFTLAAEIIQMFPEMPFLFLTARNQKEDKLKGLKLGADDYVVKPFEADELVLRIRNILKRSEPSASRMLPELIKIGLYTFDYKNLQLNLGNSYTRLTEKEAKLLLYFIQNPNRIMKREEILIHIWKSDDYFSGRSLDVFVSRMRKYLASDPTIEIETIRAKGFEFHLRNS; encoded by the coding sequence ATGAAACATATCCTTTTAGCTGAAGACGACTATGATTTTGCTGATATTTTAAAACAGTATCTGGAACTTGCAGGATTTAAAGTAACCTGGTGCCCGAATGGTCAGGAGGCACTGCATTTTTTAAAATCTACAGAAATAGACTTGTGTATTCTTGACGTGATGATGCCCATCTTGGACGGTTTTACATTAGCTGCCGAAATTATTCAGATGTTTCCAGAAATGCCTTTTCTTTTTTTAACGGCAAGAAACCAGAAAGAAGATAAACTTAAAGGCCTGAAACTTGGTGCCGATGATTATGTGGTAAAACCGTTTGAAGCTGATGAGCTGGTATTGAGAATCCGTAATATCCTTAAAAGATCTGAGCCGTCAGCATCCAGAATGCTTCCCGAACTGATCAAAATAGGGCTGTATACTTTTGATTATAAAAATCTTCAGCTTAATCTGGGAAATTCTTACACAAGATTAACAGAAAAGGAAGCTAAACTTCTGCTTTATTTTATACAAAATCCTAATAGGATTATGAAAAGAGAGGAAATTTTAATTCATATCTGGAAAAGTGACGATTATTTTTCGGGAAGAAGTCTTGATGTTTTTGTAAGCAGAATGCGCAAATACCTGGCATCAGATCCTACTATTGAAATAGAAACTATCCGTGCAAAAGGCTTTGAATTCCATTTACGGAATTCATAA
- a CDS encoding outer membrane beta-barrel family protein has product MKIPIILLLYIILIVSGNYSFAQTTSDTIKTSELKELAIEYKRPKIIHKTDRVEFNIENTILSSSNAWEIVKRSPNVQSSGDQISIRGSQSIIVTINDKRVYMTGDELKSFLQSTSGTDIKSVEVITNPPAKYEASGSAVINIKMKTNKTIGYKGSVTTGYEQGIYSRKNIGTSQYYKTGKLSLFGSYNLSSGIYYNEIKEVINYPEQQQQWEDVLSRKNKRDAEHSYRFSMDYAVDSLNTLNFGIDGYSSKDNHALYNVPTYIYTNNRELQSYFVTQNSRRTPNSNMNYNLQYEHLFSAKEKINIVAAYTNYQYKTSQDVRTDYFLTDPHYQRFLTDNQQHIRIFTAQIDYSRNKTWGTLESGLKLSRVKAEYNLDFSRDTNGEVINDPLLSNLFKYNETVLAGYLSFGKDWKSWSVKAGLRGELTSVDGNSVNPEQKNSQNYFNFFPTFSLQKKWSENHQLSLSYGRRITRPVYNYLNPSKSYFSPNSYLIGDVELKPALSDQFGITYSYKNKYTAELYYIHEKDPTLQLTIQDNVNNILIQKITNIPGNSYFGLTLSTSLDPAPWLAVNLQGGPALQQADLIFSDGTSLKKEKWGADASADFQFTLSKASGLTANANFMFNTARLQGPAVVGSVSNLSLGMKKKLFSDRAEIALSVQDIYRGEKIKVTSDYKDQHNYYTYYGDSQRFRLTFKYNFGSKTIKAKEAKQKTEEQSRL; this is encoded by the coding sequence ATGAAAATACCAATTATTTTACTATTATATATCATATTGATAGTTTCAGGAAATTATTCTTTTGCCCAGACTACATCCGATACCATCAAAACAAGCGAATTAAAAGAGCTCGCGATTGAGTATAAGCGCCCGAAGATCATCCATAAAACCGACAGGGTGGAATTTAATATAGAAAATACTATTCTATCAAGCAGTAATGCCTGGGAAATTGTGAAGCGCTCTCCCAATGTACAGTCTTCGGGCGACCAGATTTCTATCCGAGGAAGCCAGTCTATCATCGTAACAATTAATGACAAACGGGTCTATATGACTGGTGACGAGCTTAAATCTTTTTTGCAGAGCACAAGCGGAACAGACATTAAATCTGTAGAAGTGATCACCAATCCGCCGGCTAAATATGAGGCTTCAGGCAGTGCAGTGATCAATATTAAAATGAAAACAAATAAAACTATCGGATATAAGGGCTCTGTAACCACAGGCTACGAGCAGGGAATATATTCTCGAAAGAATATCGGTACCAGCCAGTATTATAAAACAGGAAAGCTATCCTTGTTTGGAAGCTATAATCTTAGCAGCGGTATTTATTACAACGAAATCAAGGAGGTGATCAATTATCCAGAACAACAGCAGCAATGGGAAGATGTCTTAAGCCGGAAGAACAAACGGGATGCGGAACACAGCTATAGATTCAGTATGGATTATGCCGTGGATAGTTTAAATACTTTAAACTTTGGAATAGATGGATACTCTTCTAAAGACAACCATGCATTATATAATGTCCCTACTTATATTTATACTAATAACAGGGAACTTCAATCTTATTTTGTAACCCAGAATAGCAGACGTACTCCAAATTCAAATATGAATTATAATCTTCAGTATGAGCATTTATTTTCGGCTAAAGAAAAGATAAATATTGTGGCTGCTTATACCAATTATCAGTATAAAACAAGCCAGGACGTAAGAACAGATTATTTTCTTACAGATCCTCATTATCAAAGGTTCTTAACAGACAACCAGCAGCATATCAGAATTTTCACTGCACAGATAGACTACAGCAGAAATAAAACTTGGGGTACATTGGAATCTGGATTAAAATTAAGCCGGGTAAAAGCAGAGTATAATTTAGACTTTTCGCGGGATACGAATGGTGAGGTTATCAATGATCCGCTTCTAAGTAATCTATTCAAGTATAACGAAACAGTTTTAGCCGGATATCTAAGCTTCGGAAAAGATTGGAAAAGCTGGAGTGTTAAAGCCGGCCTCAGAGGAGAACTTACATCCGTAGACGGTAATTCTGTTAATCCCGAACAAAAAAATTCTCAGAACTATTTTAATTTTTTTCCAACATTTTCTCTGCAGAAAAAATGGTCTGAGAATCATCAGCTTAGTTTATCTTATGGAAGGCGTATCACAAGACCTGTTTATAATTATCTTAATCCTTCTAAATCTTATTTCAGTCCCAATTCTTACCTCATCGGTGATGTAGAATTAAAACCTGCATTATCTGATCAGTTCGGTATTACGTATTCTTATAAAAACAAGTATACTGCTGAATTATACTATATCCACGAGAAAGATCCAACATTGCAGCTTACTATTCAAGACAATGTAAATAATATTTTAATTCAAAAAATAACCAATATTCCCGGCAATAGTTATTTTGGGCTTACTCTGAGTACATCTTTAGATCCTGCTCCCTGGCTTGCTGTTAACCTTCAGGGAGGACCTGCTTTACAACAGGCTGATCTTATTTTCAGTGACGGTACCAGCCTAAAAAAAGAGAAATGGGGAGCAGATGCCAGTGCAGATTTTCAATTTACACTCAGTAAAGCATCAGGACTAACCGCCAACGCAAATTTTATGTTTAATACAGCCAGATTACAGGGACCGGCTGTAGTTGGAAGTGTAAGTAATTTGAGCTTAGGAATGAAAAAGAAGCTTTTTTCAGACCGTGCAGAGATCGCTCTAAGCGTTCAGGATATTTACAGAGGAGAAAAAATTAAAGTTACATCTGACTATAAAGACCAGCATAATTATTATACCTATTATGGAGACAGCCAGCGGTTCAGACTGACTTTTAAATATAATTTCGGCAGCAAAACTATTAAAGCGAAAGAAGCCAAACAAAAAACAGAGGAGCAAAGCCGTCTATAA
- a CDS encoding N-acetylmuramoyl-L-alanine amidase, producing MYKLNFKIILSFLLIFLGSFVFSQKKFTIVLDAGHGGSDSGAKRNYNDIGLVAEKDVTLSIVLKVGRMLEKNKDFKVIYTRKIDEYPSLSDRTNLANRSKADLFVSVHCNSSQRPTAYGTETYVQGPDQNDTNLEVAKRENDVIFLDEKDKQTFGSYDASSPESLIALKLQQSKYLESSLLLGGLVEGYFVDKDKRFSRGVFQKNLHVLRMNAMPSVLIETGFINHPEESHYLASEKGQDEIAESIFDAIIDYKKAVDRKSGGPVITKKIEPEKPAEVALKNDFRILLMSSPTKYNDNDPALKGLNYILPIKENGQYKYYYGVTNMASVKDINLRTAKDAGFRNAFAVGFMPNQRLSSGYYTIEVYTGNDKLSSNSPILQTLKDVERNKDNGVFYYTFGKVYTLEDAVKLQKEIESKGIKNTIIQKVYK from the coding sequence ATGTACAAACTAAATTTTAAAATAATTTTATCATTTCTTCTCATATTCCTGGGCAGTTTTGTTTTTTCACAAAAGAAATTTACAATCGTTTTAGACGCTGGACATGGGGGAAGTGACTCTGGAGCCAAAAGAAATTATAACGATATAGGGCTGGTTGCGGAAAAGGATGTGACACTCTCTATTGTGTTAAAAGTAGGAAGAATGCTTGAGAAAAATAAAGACTTCAAGGTGATCTATACCCGCAAAATTGACGAATACCCGTCACTTTCCGACAGAACAAACCTGGCCAACAGAAGCAAAGCAGATCTTTTTGTATCTGTCCACTGTAATTCATCGCAGCGGCCGACAGCCTACGGAACTGAAACTTATGTTCAGGGACCAGATCAAAATGACACCAACCTAGAAGTAGCGAAAAGAGAAAATGACGTGATTTTCTTGGATGAAAAAGATAAACAAACCTTTGGATCTTATGATGCAAGCTCACCAGAATCTTTAATTGCTTTAAAATTGCAGCAGAGCAAGTATCTGGAATCAAGTCTCTTGCTAGGAGGCTTGGTGGAAGGTTATTTTGTAGATAAAGACAAAAGATTCTCAAGAGGTGTTTTTCAAAAAAACCTGCACGTTCTCCGTATGAATGCGATGCCTTCTGTACTTATTGAAACGGGATTCATCAACCATCCGGAAGAAAGCCACTATCTGGCATCTGAAAAAGGCCAGGATGAGATTGCTGAGAGTATATTCGATGCTATCATTGATTACAAAAAAGCTGTTGACAGAAAATCAGGAGGGCCGGTAATCACAAAAAAGATCGAGCCTGAAAAACCAGCGGAAGTTGCGTTAAAGAATGATTTTAGAATATTATTAATGAGTTCTCCCACGAAATACAATGACAACGATCCTGCATTAAAAGGGCTGAATTACATTCTTCCGATAAAAGAGAACGGCCAGTATAAATACTATTACGGCGTTACGAATATGGCTTCTGTAAAAGATATTAACCTTAGAACAGCCAAAGATGCAGGATTCAGAAATGCATTTGCAGTCGGGTTTATGCCAAACCAAAGATTAAGCAGCGGCTATTACACTATTGAAGTATATACCGGCAATGACAAATTGAGCAGTAATTCTCCTATTCTCCAAACGTTGAAAGATGTAGAAAGAAATAAGGATAACGGCGTTTTTTATTATACATTTGGAAAAGTATATACTTTGGAAGATGCTGTAAAACTTCAAAAAGAGATTGAAAGTAAGGGCATTAAAAATACCATCATCCAAAAAGTATACAAATAG
- the rpsT gene encoding 30S ribosomal protein S20 — protein MANHKSALKRIRQNEVRKVRNRYYHKTARSAMKVLRNEEDKAAATEQLPKVISLLDKLAKKNIIHKNKAANLKSKLTKHVSKLA, from the coding sequence ATGGCAAATCATAAATCAGCATTAAAAAGAATTAGACAAAACGAAGTTAGAAAAGTTCGTAACAGATACTACCACAAGACTGCTAGATCAGCAATGAAAGTATTGAGAAATGAAGAAGATAAGGCTGCTGCTACAGAACAATTGCCTAAAGTTATCTCTTTGTTGGATAAATTAGCTAAGAAAAATATTATCCACAAAAACAAAGCGGCTAACTTAAAAAGTAAATTAACTAAGCACGTTAGTAAATTAGCGTAA
- a CDS encoding RidA family protein yields the protein MKQIISTVNAPAAIGPYSQANLANGILYISGQIPVDPSTGKLVEGIEKETHQVMKNLEAILTEAGMTFKNVVKATIFLKSMDDFAVMNDIYASYLDAESYPARETVQVSCLPKNVDIEISMIAHKD from the coding sequence ATGAAACAAATAATCTCTACAGTTAATGCTCCTGCAGCTATCGGTCCTTATTCACAAGCAAACCTTGCAAACGGTATTTTGTATATTTCAGGTCAGATCCCTGTAGATCCATCAACTGGTAAATTAGTAGAAGGAATTGAAAAAGAAACTCATCAGGTAATGAAAAACCTTGAAGCGATTCTTACAGAAGCAGGAATGACTTTTAAAAATGTTGTAAAAGCTACGATCTTCCTAAAAAGCATGGATGATTTTGCGGTGATGAATGATATTTATGCTTCTTATCTAGATGCAGAAAGCTATCCTGCACGTGAAACAGTACAAGTTTCCTGCCTGCCAAAAAATGTTGATATAGAAATTTCTATGATTGCACATAAAGATTAA
- a CDS encoding putative LPS assembly protein LptD, with amino-acid sequence MAKTVLKNILQILIILIFNNFLAQKTPEKLPKNTIINDTISKKDTIVVKKEALDDILHTKADDQRRDVPKKMTFLNKNAQVKYQDMQIDADYISIDDNKNLIYARGKQDSLGKIIEPVVTTQAGKKYETDQFSYNTKTRQAVAYNARTEENEGVIIAEKTKKYNDSVFAMRHALYTTDDYFIKKKDTAADYHMLASNIKLIKGKNKSQIVTGPIQLYIERVPTPLIMPFAILPFSDKRSAGILIPSFGEREDVGFFLNGIGYYQPIGEHFDLKILADIYTKGSWDLRPEMNYMKKYRYTGNFSADVGTMVRGIKGLDNYTKTGTYRIAWRHTQDTKANPFLTFSASVDIVSTKFYNNTLNNNYILNQNVLNTQQNSTVTVTKRFLKLPITITGTASYSQNFATGLADLRLPQMNVAVNQFYLFKSKTGVRQGLLENITVNTGFNLTNYVNTSEGELFTKAMWDKMQTGLKNNISLGTNTTVAKYFTFSLGANIDNALTTKTLNRFYDPVNNVVVDDIQKNVSGYSTFSTTASLQTTIYGMMKFKKGSTIEAIRHMVTPSMSFTYSPDFGDAKYGYYKNYYNASGALTPYSIFEKGIVGTPTSGMVGALGFNIGNNIEMKVKSKSDSTGVKKVKIFESLNLSGNYNFAAKDHPWSIFTINGQSSFFQNKLNVNTSLSLDPYKIIFFPGQDTGIRTEDFGHFSVQGFNVQLSYPLSSEIFGKKTDYAKKYSSKGEIRNENYYFDDDNYAHFDLAWTLNVNANYAYSTSVSSRFGNKIASLGLDGSVKLTPYWNINGSTHYDLITKQLAYTRIGFARDQRSFTINFNWVPFGQYKVYDFFIGIKANILSDALKYKDRSFTQPNSPF; translated from the coding sequence TTGGCCAAAACCGTCCTCAAAAATATATTACAAATTTTAATTATCCTAATTTTTAACAATTTTTTAGCACAGAAAACTCCTGAAAAATTGCCTAAGAATACGATAATTAATGATACTATTTCCAAAAAAGATACCATTGTTGTAAAGAAGGAAGCATTAGATGATATTCTTCACACAAAGGCTGATGATCAGCGCAGAGATGTTCCGAAAAAAATGACTTTTCTGAACAAAAATGCGCAGGTGAAATACCAGGATATGCAGATCGATGCAGATTATATTTCTATTGATGATAATAAAAATTTGATCTATGCACGCGGTAAGCAGGACTCTTTGGGGAAAATTATAGAGCCGGTGGTCACTACTCAGGCCGGGAAAAAATATGAAACAGATCAGTTCAGTTATAATACAAAGACCAGACAGGCTGTTGCGTATAATGCTAGAACAGAAGAGAATGAAGGGGTGATTATTGCTGAAAAAACAAAGAAATACAATGACTCTGTTTTTGCAATGAGACATGCTCTTTACACCACAGATGATTATTTCATAAAGAAAAAAGATACCGCAGCAGATTATCATATGCTGGCCTCTAATATTAAACTTATTAAAGGGAAAAATAAATCACAGATCGTTACAGGACCCATTCAATTATATATTGAAAGAGTTCCTACACCTTTGATCATGCCGTTTGCTATTCTGCCGTTTTCAGACAAAAGATCAGCGGGGATTCTAATCCCAAGTTTTGGAGAAAGAGAAGATGTAGGGTTTTTCTTAAATGGGATAGGGTATTACCAGCCGATAGGAGAACATTTTGATCTTAAAATTCTCGCAGACATTTATACAAAAGGAAGCTGGGACCTGAGGCCGGAAATGAATTATATGAAAAAGTACCGCTATACCGGTAACTTCTCTGCAGATGTAGGAACAATGGTAAGAGGAATTAAAGGGCTTGACAATTATACGAAAACCGGAACCTATAGAATTGCCTGGAGACATACACAGGATACAAAAGCGAATCCTTTTCTTACTTTCTCTGCATCAGTAGATATTGTAAGCACGAAGTTTTATAATAATACGCTTAATAATAATTATATATTAAATCAGAACGTACTGAATACGCAGCAGAATTCTACAGTTACAGTTACTAAAAGATTTCTAAAGCTTCCTATAACTATTACAGGAACAGCTTCTTATTCTCAGAATTTCGCGACAGGTCTTGCCGATTTACGTCTGCCCCAGATGAATGTAGCGGTTAATCAGTTTTATTTATTTAAATCTAAAACCGGTGTACGTCAGGGATTATTGGAAAATATAACGGTGAACACCGGTTTTAATTTAACCAATTATGTTAATACAAGCGAAGGAGAACTTTTCACCAAAGCGATGTGGGATAAAATGCAGACCGGTCTTAAAAATAACATCTCATTAGGCACAAATACTACGGTTGCAAAATATTTCACTTTCAGCTTAGGGGCTAATATCGATAATGCTTTAACAACAAAAACCCTTAACAGATTTTACGATCCTGTAAATAACGTAGTCGTAGATGACATACAAAAAAATGTAAGCGGATACTCTACATTCTCTACTACTGCGAGTCTGCAGACTACCATTTATGGAATGATGAAGTTTAAAAAAGGGTCTACCATTGAAGCTATCAGACACATGGTGACGCCAAGTATGAGTTTTACCTATTCTCCAGATTTTGGAGATGCTAAGTATGGATATTATAAGAATTATTATAACGCCAGCGGTGCATTGACTCCTTATTCAATTTTTGAAAAAGGAATTGTAGGAACGCCTACAAGCGGTATGGTAGGTGCTTTAGGATTTAATATTGGAAACAATATCGAAATGAAGGTGAAATCAAAAAGCGATTCTACAGGTGTAAAAAAAGTAAAGATCTTTGAATCTTTAAATCTTTCAGGAAACTATAATTTTGCAGCAAAAGACCACCCTTGGTCCATATTTACAATTAATGGCCAGTCTTCTTTCTTTCAAAATAAGCTTAATGTAAACACCAGTTTATCATTAGATCCCTATAAAATCATTTTCTTCCCGGGACAGGATACAGGCATAAGAACTGAGGACTTCGGGCACTTTAGTGTGCAGGGCTTTAATGTACAATTGTCCTATCCTTTGAGCAGTGAGATCTTTGGCAAGAAAACGGATTATGCTAAAAAATACTCTTCAAAAGGAGAGATCCGAAATGAAAATTATTATTTTGATGATGATAATTATGCTCATTTTGATCTGGCCTGGACTTTAAATGTGAATGCCAATTATGCTTATTCAACCAGTGTGAGCTCAAGGTTTGGCAATAAAATTGCATCTTTGGGACTAGACGGAAGTGTAAAGCTTACTCCTTATTGGAATATCAACGGGAGTACTCATTATGATTTAATTACAAAGCAATTAGCATATACAAGAATAGGTTTTGCAAGAGACCAGCGAAGTTTTACAATTAACTTTAACTGGGTTCCCTTCGGGCAGTATAAAGTGTATGACTTCTTCATTGGTATAAAAGCTAATATTTTAAGCGATGCGCTTAAATATAAAGACAGAAGCTTTACACAGCCAAATTCACCTTTCTAA
- a CDS encoding YXWGXW repeat-containing protein, producing MKKNEHRFQEESFLTKAITALQTNHLLNENLSCTRNVLKRMLMAVFLCLFAVTSVFGQDGNYQDDQSSITVRAQQAPPPLPEYVQPQCPGDGYIWTPGYWSWRSNDYYWVPGVWVLPPEINLLWTPGYWGFYDNFYGWHPGYWGPRVGYYGGINYGFGYFGTGFYGGRWEGGHFMYNTSVWRVGKNIHNTYINKVNIVNRNRSSFNGSAGVNYRPNKDEMGGMRDNRVSPSREQMDHEQNMGNERGQFHNNNPKPEIHSMSAPGGQRFDERGREMKMGGGMRMGGGRRGR from the coding sequence ATGAAAAAAAACGAACACCGCTTTCAAGAGGAATCATTTCTAACGAAAGCAATTACTGCATTGCAGACTAACCATCTGCTCAATGAGAATCTTTCCTGTACAAGGAATGTATTAAAAAGAATGCTAATGGCAGTATTCCTTTGCTTATTTGCCGTTACTTCTGTTTTTGGACAGGATGGTAACTATCAGGATGATCAGAGTTCTATTACTGTAAGAGCACAACAAGCTCCGCCGCCACTCCCTGAGTATGTTCAGCCTCAATGTCCGGGCGACGGGTATATTTGGACCCCTGGATATTGGTCTTGGAGATCAAATGATTATTATTGGGTACCAGGAGTCTGGGTACTGCCTCCAGAGATTAATTTATTATGGACTCCAGGATATTGGGGATTTTATGATAATTTCTACGGCTGGCATCCTGGCTACTGGGGACCTAGAGTAGGGTATTATGGAGGCATTAATTATGGATTTGGTTATTTCGGAACCGGTTTCTATGGCGGAAGATGGGAAGGCGGACATTTCATGTATAATACTTCGGTCTGGCGTGTTGGTAAAAATATTCACAATACCTACATCAACAAGGTGAATATCGTTAATAGAAACCGGTCGAGCTTTAATGGTTCCGCAGGAGTAAACTACCGACCTAATAAAGATGAAATGGGAGGAATGCGTGACAATCGTGTCTCGCCAAGCAGAGAACAAATGGATCATGAACAGAATATGGGGAATGAAAGAGGGCAGTTCCATAACAATAATCCGAAACCTGAGATCCATAGTATGAGTGCACCGGGAGGACAGAGATTTGATGAACGGGGAAGAGAAATGAAAATGGGCGGAGGAATGAGAATGGGCGGAGGCAGAAGAGGAAGATAA